A genomic region of Thunnus albacares chromosome 2, fThuAlb1.1, whole genome shotgun sequence contains the following coding sequences:
- the kiss1rb gene encoding KISS1 receptor b, giving the protein MIVDSAAGHGPDCGSVCNESAALQGQGPPMLVDAWLVPTFFGLIMLVGLVGNSLVIHVVTKHQQMKTVTNFYIVNLATTDILFLVCCVPFTATLYPLPSWIFGEFMCRLVNYLQQVTAQATCITLSAMSVDRCYVTVYPLQSLRHRTPRMAVAISVSIWIGSLLLSIPVAVYQRLEAGYWFGPQTYCSEVFPSAHLQRAFIIYSFLAVYLLPLLTITACYAFMLKRMGQTSVNPIDSNYQLHAQVERAAAVRARVSRMVVVMVALFLICWGPIQVCILLQAFGIRSYVLYKLKIWGHCMSYSNSSVNPLVYAFMGNNFRKAFKQAFPDVFLWRTRQRVRVGNMDTEEGREMDHQTPKGEAEMHFLSSGS; this is encoded by the exons ATGATAGTGGACTCAGCAGCCGGTCACGGTCCAGACTGTGGGTCCGTATGCAACGAGTCAGCAGCTCTGCAGGGCCAGGGGCCACCCATGTTGGTCGACGCCTGGCTGGTGCCCACTTTCTTCGGCCTCATCATGCTGGTCGGCCTGGTCGGGAACTCGCTGGTCATCCATGTGGTCACCAAACACCAGCAGATGAAGACCGTCACCAATTTTTACATAG TAAACCTGGCTACGACTGATATCCTGTTTCTAGTGTGCTGCGTCCCCTTCACCGCCACACTGTACCCACTGCCCAGCTGGATCTTCGGAGAGTTTATGTGCCGACTGGTGAACTACCTTCAGCAA gtgacTGCGCAGGCAACATGTATCACTCTGTCAGCCATGAGTGTGGACCGCTGCTATGTGACCGTCTACCCTCTGCAGTCGTTGCGACACCGCACCCCACGCATGGCTGTGGCTATTTCTGTGTCCATCTGGATCG GCTCCCTGCTTTTGTCGATCCCTGTAGCCGTGTACCAGCGTCTGGAGGCCGGATACTGGTTTGGCCCTCAGACGTACTGCAGCGAGGTCTTCCCCTCGGCCCACCTCCAGAGAGCCTTCATCATCTACAGCTTCCTGGCCGTCTATCTGCTGCCCTTGCTCACCATCACTGCCTGTTATGCCTTCATGCTCAAGCGCATGGGCCAGACCAGCGTGAATCCCATCGACAGTAACTACCAA CTTCATGCTCAGGTAGAGCGGGCAGCAGCGGTGCGGGCGAGAGTCTCCCgtatggtggtggtgatggtggccCTGTTCCTCATCTGCTGGGGCCCCATTCAGGTCTGCATTCTCCTGCAAGCATTTGGCATCCGCAGTTATGTTCTCTACAAG CTGAAGATTTGGGGTCACTGCATGTCTTATTCCAACTCCTCTGTCAACCCGCTGGTTTATGCCTTTATGGGCAACAACTTCAGAAAGGCCTTCAAGCAAGCCTTTCCTGATGTGTTTCTGTGGCGTACACGGCAGAGAGTCAGGGTCGGGAACATGGACAcggaggaagggagagagatggatCATCAGACACCCAAAGGAGAAGCAGAGATGCACTTTCTTTCATCTGGATCCTAA